AACAAGCTGATATTGGCATTGCAATGGGCATTACTGGCACGGATGTGAGTAAAGAAGCCAGTGATATGGTATTGCTTGATGACAACTTTGCCACTATCGTTGCTGCAACGAAAGAAGGTAGAGTTGTTTATACCAATATTCGCCGCTTTATTAAGTACATTCTCGGTAGTAACGTGGGCGAAGTTCTCACCATTGCTTCAGCACCACTTCTCGGACTGGGAGGTGTTCCCCTGACACCATTACAAATTCTGTGGATGAATTTGGTAACAGACGGTTTACCAGCTTTGGCTTTAGCTGTGGAACCCCCAGAACCAGATGTCATGAAGCGTCCACCTTTTAGTCCCCGTGAAAGTATTTTTGCTAGGGGGTTAGGTTCCTACATCATTCGCATAGGCATAGTTTTCGCCATTATCACGATTATTTTGATGCTGTGGGCATTCAATCATTGCAAGATACCAGTGGAAGGACTTGACCCCGAACGGTGGAAGACAATGGTATTCACATCGTTATGTTTAGCACAGATGGGTCATGCGATCGCCATTCGTTCTAATAACAAACTCACAATAGAGATGAATCCTTTCTCTAATATGTTTGTTTTGGGGGCTGTAGTTGTGACAACGATGTTGCAGATGATCCTAATTTACGTCCCACCCATACGCGCTTTCTTTGGAACTCATTGGCTACCTCCCAGCGAGTTGGCTATTTGTTTTGGTTTCAGTGCTTTGATGTTTGTCTGGATTGAAATGGAGAAGCTTTTCTTCCGCTTGATAGGCAAAAAGAGTGTGTAAAAGAGGGAGTGGGGAGAAGAGGCAGGGGGGCAGGGAGCAGGGAGCAGGGGGGAGAAGAGAAGAAGCAGGGGAGCAGGGGGCAGGTTGCGGGGGGGGAAGACGGTAATTTCCTAATGACTAATGACTAATGACTAATGACTAATGACCAATGACTAATGACTAATGTACTTAAAAAACCTACACCTGAGACAATTTCGTAATTACCAAGACCAGAAGGTTGAATTTACTGCTGCGAAAACAATTCTGGTGGGTAATAATGCTCAGGGAAAATCTAATTTGTTGGAGGCGGTGGAGTTGTTGGCGACATTGCGATCGCATCGCATGGGACGCGTTGCGGATTTTATTCAAGAAGGACAGGATATCGCTCAAATTAATGCCATTCTGGAGCGAGAAAATGGTACTAGTGATCTGGCTTTAACTCTCCGCCGCAATGGTCGCCGCAGCGTTGCAATTAATGGCGAATCTGTGCGCCGACAAATGGATTTTTTAGGTGTACTCAATGCTGTGCAGTTTTCTAGCTTGGATTTAGACTTGGTAAGGGGTGGTCCTGATGTCCGTCGTAATTGGCTAGATACACTGTTAATACAACTCGAACCGATTTATGCTCACCTTTTGCAGCAATACAACCAAGTATTACGCCAACGCAACGCTTTTTTAAAGAAAGCTCTAGACTCAGCAGATGGGATAAATCGCGTTTCTACTCAGGACTCAACACTGGCTATCTGGGATGCTCAGTTAGTTACCACTGGTACAAAGGTAATTAGAAGACGCGATCGCGCTATTCAAAGACTAGCTCCCATTGCTGCTGCTTGGCACTCTAGTATTAGTGGTAGTACAGAAGTTCTGCAAATCAATTATCTGCCTAGTGTGCCTTTGGCTCAAATCCCCCCGGAAGAGATCCAGCAAGCTTTTTTAGGGAAAATTCAACAACGTTCTGCGGCGGAACTCTACCGAGGTACTACCCTGGTAGGTCCTCATCGTGACGAAGTAGAATTAATCATTAATCAAACACCAGCTCGTCAATACGGTTCTCAAGGGCAACAACGAACTTTAGTATTAGCCCTCAAATTAGCCGAATTAGAACTCATTGAACAAGTCGTCCAAGAGCCGCCCCTGCTCTTACTAGATGATGTTCTCGCTGAATTAGACCCATTCCGCCAAAATCAATTACTGGATGCCATTCAAGACCGTTTTCAAACCCTAATTACTACTACTCACCTCAGTTCATTCGATGCCCAGTGGCTAAATTCCTCGCAAATTCTTTATGTGAAGTCAGGGGAAATAGTATCGTGAGGGGGGAGTAAAGAATTTTGGATTTTGGAGAAAGCGATTTTAGATTGCAGTCTAATCCAAAATCTAAAATCTAAAATCTAAAATTGATTGACTAATAACAAATTGAGTGGATAAACTCTACTGGCTTGACAAAATTAAACTGCAAGACCGCGCTCAGGTAGGTGATAAAGCATTCTACTTGGGTAAAATTATGCAGCGTGGCTATCCGGTGGTACCTGGTTTTGTAGTTTCAGCAGAAG
The window above is part of the Nodularia spumigena CCY9414 genome. Proteins encoded here:
- the recF gene encoding DNA replication/repair protein RecF (All proteins in this family for which functions are known are DNA-binding proteins that assist the filamentation of RecA onto DNA for the initiation of recombination or recombinational repair.), translated to MYLKNLHLRQFRNYQDQKVEFTAAKTILVGNNAQGKSNLLEAVELLATLRSHRMGRVADFIQEGQDIAQINAILERENGTSDLALTLRRNGRRSVAINGESVRRQMDFLGVLNAVQFSSLDLDLVRGGPDVRRNWLDTLLIQLEPIYAHLLQQYNQVLRQRNAFLKKALDSADGINRVSTQDSTLAIWDAQLVTTGTKVIRRRDRAIQRLAPIAAAWHSSISGSTEVLQINYLPSVPLAQIPPEEIQQAFLGKIQQRSAAELYRGTTLVGPHRDEVELIINQTPARQYGSQGQQRTLVLALKLAELELIEQVVQEPPLLLLDDVLAELDPFRQNQLLDAIQDRFQTLITTTHLSSFDAQWLNSSQILYVKSGEIVS